In the genome of Mucisphaera calidilacus, one region contains:
- the flhB gene encoding flagellar biosynthesis protein FlhB, with protein MAESAQEKTEPATPRRRQKAREEGNVAKSMDLTASVALLLGVALLYMLGRQMFGGMKGLVERALRADFASNPARAEDLVAALADGIYVYVELAAPFMGAMAFVALVATLYQVGLLLTTKPLAPKLSKFNLIKGAQQMVNLRALMRFVQSMLKVVLLLGLGGLLVYLDIEKLLHLALLDVEPAFAGACELVFSLSVKLALMLLILGVIDYAYQKWQHEEELKMSKQDVKEEMRNMDGDPMVKQRRARVARQLAMQRVSAAVPQADVIVTNPTHFAVALKYDASTMKAPKVLAKGADYLAMRIRQIAAVHGVPVVERKELARALYREVDPGMEIPGEHYAAVAEILAYVYRLSKQQTA; from the coding sequence ATGGCCGAGAGCGCTCAAGAGAAGACTGAACCGGCAACGCCTCGTCGGCGTCAGAAGGCGCGTGAGGAGGGGAACGTCGCCAAGAGCATGGACCTGACGGCGTCGGTGGCGTTGCTGCTGGGCGTGGCGTTGCTGTACATGCTGGGTCGTCAGATGTTTGGCGGGATGAAGGGTCTGGTGGAGCGTGCGTTGCGTGCGGATTTCGCGAGCAACCCGGCGCGTGCGGAGGACCTGGTGGCGGCGTTGGCGGACGGGATTTATGTGTATGTGGAGTTGGCGGCGCCGTTTATGGGTGCGATGGCGTTCGTGGCGCTGGTGGCGACGCTCTACCAGGTGGGGTTGCTGCTGACGACGAAGCCGCTGGCGCCGAAGCTGAGCAAGTTCAACCTGATCAAGGGTGCACAGCAGATGGTGAACCTGCGTGCGTTGATGCGGTTTGTTCAGAGCATGCTGAAGGTGGTGCTGCTGCTGGGGCTTGGGGGGCTGCTGGTCTATCTGGATATTGAGAAGCTGCTGCACCTGGCGTTGCTGGACGTGGAGCCGGCGTTTGCGGGCGCGTGCGAGCTGGTCTTTTCGCTGTCGGTGAAGCTGGCGTTGATGCTGCTGATCCTGGGGGTGATTGATTACGCGTACCAGAAGTGGCAGCACGAGGAAGAGCTCAAGATGAGCAAGCAGGACGTGAAGGAGGAGATGCGGAACATGGACGGCGACCCGATGGTGAAGCAGCGTCGGGCGCGTGTGGCGCGTCAGCTGGCGATGCAGCGGGTGTCGGCGGCGGTTCCTCAGGCGGATGTGATCGTGACGAACCCGACGCACTTCGCGGTGGCGTTGAAGTATGACGCTTCGACGATGAAGGCGCCGAAGGTTCTGGCGAAGGGTGCGGACTACCTGGCGATGCGGATTCGGCAGATCGCGGCGGTGCACGGGGTGCCGGTGGTGGAGCGTAAGGAGTTGGCGCGGGCGTTGTACCGGGAGGTTGATCCGGGGATGGAGATCCCGGGCGAGCATTACGCGGCGGTCGCGGAGATCCTTGCGTACGTGTATCGTTTGTCGAAACAGCAGACGGCCTGA
- the flhA gene encoding flagellar biosynthesis protein FlhA: protein MAKTTASQFVIPQWIQGLQAYQSLLVPIGFIMLLVVIVVPLPTAVMDLLLGANLAIASLVLMTTIFVERPLDFSVFPSLLLGTTLFRLVLNIATTRMILGSEATTAAEATGSAGRVIQAFSEFVAGSSPVVGAILFIILVIVQFVVITKGSTRISEVAARFTLDAMPGKQMAIDADLNAGLITEQQARERREQIAQEADFYGAMDGAAKFVRGDAIAGIIITVVNIVGGFAIGVAMKGWTITESIDVYTRLTIGDGIVSQLPAFVIAVAAGLIVTRSSSRSDLGSELGAQLTRRVPALGITAGFLVLMALTGLPMLPMLVLAGTFGTVAFLARRSEKQVIEREAKAAKAPAAKPEPAPVEQAIQVDMLELEVGYGLVRLVDQSQGGDLLDRISAIRRQLASEMGIVMPPVRIRDNMQLQQNDYRVKIRGNTVASGVIYPGQFMAMDGGLASEKLPGTPTREPAFGLEAVWIDAGQKQRAESINYTVVDATSVLATHITEVVKTHASELLTREETNNLIEQLKQKAPKLTEEVLTGEQALLKPGELQKVLQNLLSERVPVRDLETIVETLGDLAGRTKDLDVLTEYARNALRRTICHQYATQEVPETGDVGDFSSMPAPVTRLYCVSLDPALEDQINGFIERTAEGTSMSMPPALGNRIASAIAGELERLVQVGRQPVILTSPQVRAQVRRLIEPHIPIAAVLGYNEISKGVEVESVGLVSLGHEAAGVAAGQTEAVA from the coding sequence ATGGCGAAAACAACGGCGTCACAATTCGTGATCCCCCAGTGGATTCAGGGCCTTCAGGCTTACCAGAGCCTGCTGGTTCCGATCGGCTTCATCATGCTGCTGGTGGTGATCGTGGTTCCGTTGCCGACGGCGGTGATGGATCTTCTGTTGGGGGCGAATCTTGCGATCGCGTCGCTGGTTCTGATGACGACGATTTTTGTCGAGCGTCCGCTGGACTTTTCGGTGTTCCCGTCCCTGCTGCTGGGGACGACGCTGTTTCGGCTGGTGCTGAACATCGCGACGACGCGGATGATTCTGGGTAGTGAGGCGACGACGGCGGCGGAAGCGACGGGTTCGGCGGGTCGTGTGATCCAGGCGTTTTCGGAGTTTGTGGCGGGTTCGTCGCCTGTGGTGGGTGCGATCCTGTTCATCATCCTGGTGATTGTTCAGTTTGTGGTGATCACGAAGGGCTCGACGCGTATCTCGGAGGTGGCGGCGCGTTTCACGCTGGACGCTATGCCCGGCAAGCAGATGGCGATCGACGCGGACCTGAACGCGGGGCTGATCACGGAGCAGCAGGCGCGTGAGCGTCGCGAGCAGATCGCGCAGGAGGCGGATTTCTACGGCGCGATGGACGGTGCGGCGAAGTTCGTTCGTGGTGACGCGATCGCGGGCATCATCATCACGGTCGTCAACATCGTGGGCGGGTTCGCGATCGGTGTGGCGATGAAGGGGTGGACGATCACGGAGTCGATCGACGTGTACACGCGTCTGACGATCGGGGATGGGATCGTGTCGCAGCTGCCGGCGTTCGTGATCGCGGTGGCGGCGGGTCTGATCGTGACGCGGTCGTCGAGTCGTTCGGACCTGGGGAGCGAGCTGGGTGCTCAGCTGACGCGTCGCGTGCCGGCGTTGGGGATCACGGCGGGTTTTCTGGTGCTGATGGCGCTGACGGGTTTGCCGATGCTGCCGATGCTGGTGCTGGCGGGGACGTTCGGGACGGTGGCGTTCCTGGCCCGGCGTTCGGAGAAGCAGGTGATCGAGCGTGAGGCGAAGGCGGCGAAGGCGCCGGCGGCGAAGCCGGAGCCGGCGCCGGTGGAGCAGGCGATCCAGGTGGACATGCTGGAGCTGGAGGTGGGTTACGGCCTGGTGCGGCTGGTGGATCAGTCGCAGGGAGGTGACCTGCTGGACCGGATCTCGGCGATCCGTCGTCAGCTGGCGTCGGAGATGGGGATCGTGATGCCGCCGGTGCGGATCCGTGACAACATGCAGCTTCAGCAGAATGACTACCGGGTGAAGATCCGCGGCAACACGGTGGCGTCGGGGGTGATTTATCCGGGTCAGTTCATGGCGATGGACGGGGGTCTGGCGAGCGAGAAGCTGCCGGGCACGCCGACGCGTGAGCCGGCGTTCGGTTTGGAGGCGGTGTGGATCGACGCGGGTCAGAAGCAGCGTGCGGAGTCGATCAACTACACGGTGGTGGACGCGACGAGTGTGCTGGCGACGCACATCACGGAGGTGGTGAAGACGCACGCGAGCGAGTTGCTGACGCGTGAGGAGACAAACAACCTGATCGAGCAGCTCAAGCAGAAGGCCCCGAAGCTGACGGAAGAGGTGCTGACGGGCGAGCAGGCGTTGCTGAAGCCGGGCGAGCTGCAGAAGGTGCTGCAGAACCTGCTCTCGGAGCGCGTGCCGGTGCGTGATCTGGAGACGATCGTGGAGACGCTTGGCGATCTGGCGGGCCGGACGAAGGACCTGGACGTGCTGACCGAGTATGCGCGGAACGCGTTGCGTCGGACGATCTGCCATCAGTATGCGACGCAGGAGGTTCCGGAGACGGGTGACGTGGGCGACTTCTCGTCGATGCCAGCGCCGGTGACGCGGCTTTATTGCGTGAGTCTGGACCCGGCGTTGGAGGATCAGATCAACGGGTTCATCGAGCGAACGGCGGAGGGGACGAGCATGTCGATGCCGCCTGCGTTGGGTAATCGGATCGCGAGCGCGATCGCGGGCGAGCTGGAGCGGTTGGTGCAGGTGGGTCGTCAGCCGGTGATCCTGACGTCGCCTCAGGTCCGGGCGCAGGTTCGTCGTCTGATCGAGCCGCACATCCCGATTGCGGCGGTGCTGGGCTACAACGAGATCAGCAAGGGCGTTGAGGTGGAATCGGTGGGTCTGGTGTCGCTCGGGCATGAGGCCGCGGGTGTCGCGGCCGGACAAACGGAGGCCGTGGCCTGA
- the fliQ gene encoding flagellar biosynthesis protein FliQ has protein sequence MTTDYALDIVREALMLTLLLSLPVLGIALIVGLSISILQAMTQIQEQTLTFVPKILAMGAVTIMAVPWMAIKIMEFATRMFSGQG, from the coding sequence ATGACGACGGACTATGCGTTGGACATTGTGCGAGAGGCGTTGATGCTGACGCTGCTGCTGAGCCTGCCGGTGCTGGGGATCGCGTTGATCGTGGGTTTGTCGATCAGCATTCTTCAGGCGATGACGCAGATTCAGGAGCAGACGCTGACGTTCGTGCCGAAGATTTTGGCGATGGGTGCGGTGACGATCATGGCGGTGCCGTGGATGGCGATCAAGATCATGGAGTTCGCGACGCGGATGTTTTCGGGTCAGGGTTGA
- a CDS encoding flagellar biosynthetic protein FliR: MVDLTWLVAHVPAFVLVLSRMTGLFLFAPMFGSNAVPRFMRVMFAFGLSLALYPMLLEPTRASAGYLLPVLDEGLMLWVLLPLMAVELLVGYVVGWCASLPLIGVQMAGHTMDQQMGMGLAQVLNPELGEQSGVLGEFLFVMALAMFLLMGGHLVLVTMMVGSFDQFPPGGFTGFHAVFGLGFACVSLIMEMTLKVAAPLICLIFLETVALGFVARTVPQMNILSVGFALRLVVGMIFIVLVLGAIGAVFEDVTDGLLKRVMSVVALGDGA; the protein is encoded by the coding sequence ATGGTTGATCTGACCTGGCTTGTGGCGCATGTGCCGGCGTTTGTGCTGGTGCTGTCGCGCATGACGGGTCTGTTCCTGTTTGCGCCGATGTTCGGGAGCAATGCGGTTCCGCGTTTCATGCGTGTGATGTTCGCGTTCGGTCTGTCGTTGGCGTTGTACCCGATGCTGCTGGAGCCGACGCGTGCATCGGCGGGTTATCTGCTGCCGGTGCTGGACGAGGGTTTGATGCTCTGGGTGTTGTTGCCTCTGATGGCGGTGGAGTTGCTGGTGGGTTACGTGGTCGGTTGGTGTGCGTCGCTGCCTTTGATCGGTGTGCAGATGGCGGGTCACACGATGGATCAGCAGATGGGCATGGGTTTGGCGCAGGTGTTGAACCCGGAGTTGGGTGAGCAGTCGGGCGTGCTGGGTGAGTTTTTGTTCGTGATGGCGTTGGCGATGTTTTTGCTGATGGGGGGGCATCTGGTGCTGGTGACGATGATGGTGGGGAGTTTTGATCAGTTTCCGCCCGGGGGTTTCACGGGTTTTCACGCGGTGTTTGGTTTGGGATTTGCGTGCGTGTCGCTGATCATGGAGATGACGCTGAAGGTGGCGGCGCCGCTGATCTGCCTGATTTTCCTGGAGACGGTGGCGTTGGGTTTTGTGGCGCGGACGGTGCCTCAGATGAACATTCTGAGCGTGGGTTTTGCGTTGCGTCTGGTGGTGGGAATGATTTTCATCGTGCTGGTGCTGGGCGCGATCGGCGCGGTGTTTGAGGACGTGACGGACGGGCTGCTCAAGCGTGTGATGAGTGTGGTGGCGTTGGGGGATGGTGCCTGA